From the genome of Mesorhizobium japonicum MAFF 303099, one region includes:
- a CDS encoding DMT family transporter: MMGVVWSLLGILSGAFIAIQAPINSQLARGLGLPVAAAAFSFLSGAIVLGIIAVTVVKLQGISLDWKAPAPWLFVAGGMLGGFYVTLSTVLTPRIGAAALMAFLVAGQLLAGMLIDRVGFLGVAVREISLGRVAGAVMLLAGALLIRLY, encoded by the coding sequence ATGATGGGCGTCGTCTGGTCGCTTCTCGGCATCCTGTCCGGCGCCTTCATTGCCATTCAGGCACCGATCAATTCGCAGCTGGCGCGCGGCCTGGGTCTCCCGGTCGCGGCGGCTGCGTTTTCGTTCCTGTCGGGCGCGATCGTGCTCGGCATCATCGCCGTCACGGTGGTGAAGCTGCAAGGCATTTCGCTCGACTGGAAGGCGCCGGCGCCCTGGCTGTTCGTTGCCGGCGGCATGCTCGGCGGCTTCTATGTCACGCTCTCGACAGTCCTGACGCCGCGCATCGGCGCCGCTGCGCTGATGGCGTTCCTGGTGGCCGGCCAGTTGCTCGCCGGCATGCTCATCGATCGCGTCGGTTTCCTCGGCGTCGCGGTGCGTGAAATCTCGCTCGGCCGCGTCGCCGGCGCGGTGATGCTCTTGGCCGGAGCGCTGCTTATCCGGCTCTACTGA
- a CDS encoding peptidylprolyl isomerase → MAEIKDRENALIMETTKGKVVIELFPDLAPGHVARIKELAREGAYDGVVFHRVIDGFMAQTGDVKFGNSSKPTFAPSRAGMGGSDKPDLKAEFSNANHGRGTCSMARSQNPNSANSQFFICFDDAAFLNRQYTVWGQVIEGMDNVDKIKRGEPVVDPDKIVSLKVAADVK, encoded by the coding sequence ATGGCCGAAATCAAGGACCGCGAGAACGCGCTCATCATGGAAACGACCAAGGGCAAGGTCGTCATCGAACTTTTCCCCGATCTGGCCCCCGGCCATGTCGCCCGCATCAAGGAACTGGCCAGGGAAGGCGCCTATGACGGGGTGGTTTTCCACCGCGTCATCGACGGCTTCATGGCGCAGACGGGCGACGTGAAGTTCGGCAATTCCTCGAAGCCCACCTTCGCGCCGTCGCGCGCGGGCATGGGCGGCTCGGACAAGCCGGACCTGAAAGCTGAGTTCTCCAACGCCAACCACGGCCGCGGCACCTGCTCGATGGCCCGTTCACAGAACCCGAACTCGGCCAATTCGCAGTTCTTCATCTGCTTCGACGATGCCGCCTTCCTCAACCGTCAGTACACGGTCTGGGGCCAGGTCATCGAAGGCATGGACAATGTCGATAAGATCAAGCGCGGCGAACCGGTCGTCGATCCCGACAAGATCGTGTCGCTGAAGGTCGCGGCCGACGTCAAGTAA
- the coaD gene encoding pantetheine-phosphate adenylyltransferase has protein sequence MIERTALYAGSFDPLTNGHLDVLKASLAVADIVYAAIGIHPGKKPLFSFEERVQLIEDATKAEFGRDGARIKVVAFDGLVIDAARKQGASIMIRGLRDGTDLDYEMQMAGMNETMAPELQTVFLPASPSVRTITATLVRQIASMGGDIRPFVPAAVAGALTAKFAK, from the coding sequence ATGATTGAACGCACCGCCCTCTACGCCGGCTCCTTCGACCCGCTGACCAACGGCCATCTCGATGTGCTGAAGGCGTCGCTGGCCGTGGCCGATATCGTCTATGCCGCGATCGGCATTCATCCGGGCAAGAAGCCGTTGTTTTCCTTCGAGGAGCGGGTGCAACTCATCGAAGACGCCACGAAGGCCGAATTCGGCCGCGATGGCGCTCGCATCAAGGTCGTTGCCTTCGATGGGCTGGTGATCGACGCGGCCAGGAAACAAGGCGCCTCGATCATGATCCGCGGCCTGCGCGACGGCACCGATCTCGACTACGAAATGCAGATGGCCGGCATGAACGAGACTATGGCGCCTGAACTGCAGACGGTTTTTCTGCCCGCCAGCCCGTCGGTGCGCACCATTACCGCCACACTTGTGCGCCAGATAGCCTCGATGGGCGGCGACATCCGCCCCTTCGTGCCGGCGGCTGTTGCTGGCGCGCTCACCGCCAAATTCGCGAAATAA
- a CDS encoding peptidylprolyl isomerase, producing MIITLKDGDVTIALRPDLAPKHVAQIKKLVRDHAYDNVAFHRVIDGFMAQTGDVKFGNMKKGFNSQAVGTGGSDLPDLPAEFSQTEHYKRGVVGMARSQDPNSANSQFFIMFAPAPPLDGQYTIVGNVVSGMELVDHIKKGDEADNGTVSDPDRMIKVRIAADK from the coding sequence ATGATCATCACGCTGAAGGATGGCGACGTCACCATCGCTCTGCGGCCCGATCTGGCGCCCAAGCACGTCGCGCAGATCAAGAAGCTCGTGCGTGACCATGCCTATGACAATGTCGCTTTCCACCGCGTCATCGACGGCTTCATGGCGCAGACCGGCGACGTCAAGTTCGGCAACATGAAGAAGGGCTTCAACTCCCAGGCCGTCGGCACCGGCGGTTCGGACCTGCCCGACCTGCCGGCCGAATTCTCGCAGACCGAGCACTATAAGCGCGGCGTGGTCGGCATGGCCCGCTCACAGGATCCGAACTCCGCCAATTCGCAGTTCTTCATCATGTTCGCGCCGGCGCCGCCGCTCGACGGCCAGTACACCATCGTCGGCAATGTCGTCAGCGGCATGGAGTTGGTGGACCACATCAAGAAGGGCGACGAGGCGGACAACGGTACGGTCTCCGACCCCGACCGGATGATCAAGGTGCGCATCGCCGCCGACAAGTAA